A genomic stretch from Streptomyces sp. QL37 includes:
- a CDS encoding pectinesterase family protein, which yields MPSRRSALTLFAGAGAALALGTPAARARPAHPRPFGRYGSPSHRLDPRTLYVDPHGRGDHTDVRSAVDAASGTGRTLVLAPGTYRSTVLVTADRAELTLIGASGDPRDTVIVYDNAAGTPRPDGSGTYGTSGSATFTVQAAGFTARDVTFANDWLRSDNPEYTGTQAVAIKVQGDRSAFYGCRFLGHQDTLYADSLALTAFARQYYRDCYVEGDVDFVFGRATAVYDRCHFRTLTRTDLASAPYGFVFAPSTAGANPRGYLVLRSRITSTAPDAYYKLARPWVPSSDLTAHPMLTVRDSHLGAGIDAVTPYGTMSSGFPWQEQRFAEYHNTGPGARVTVPGNRPQLTRSEARAHTTADWLGDWHPRG from the coding sequence ATGCCCAGCAGACGCAGTGCGCTGACCCTGTTCGCGGGGGCGGGCGCCGCCCTCGCCCTCGGTACGCCCGCCGCCCGGGCCCGGCCCGCGCACCCGCGCCCCTTCGGCCGTTACGGTTCGCCGTCCCACCGGCTCGACCCGCGGACGCTCTACGTCGACCCGCACGGCAGGGGCGACCACACCGACGTGCGGTCCGCCGTCGACGCCGCGTCCGGAACCGGCCGCACCCTGGTGCTCGCGCCGGGCACCTACCGCTCCACGGTCCTCGTCACGGCCGACCGGGCGGAACTCACGCTGATCGGCGCGAGCGGCGACCCCCGTGACACCGTCATCGTGTACGACAACGCCGCCGGAACGCCCAGGCCCGACGGGTCCGGCACCTACGGCACGAGCGGATCGGCCACCTTCACCGTCCAGGCCGCCGGCTTCACCGCCCGCGACGTGACCTTCGCCAACGACTGGCTGCGCTCCGACAACCCGGAGTACACCGGCACGCAGGCCGTCGCGATCAAGGTGCAGGGCGACCGCTCGGCGTTCTACGGCTGCCGCTTCCTCGGCCACCAGGACACCCTGTACGCCGACTCCCTCGCCCTCACCGCCTTCGCCCGGCAGTACTACCGCGACTGCTACGTGGAGGGGGACGTCGACTTCGTGTTCGGCCGCGCCACCGCCGTCTACGACCGCTGCCACTTCCGCACGCTGACCCGCACCGACCTGGCCTCGGCCCCGTACGGCTTCGTCTTCGCGCCCAGCACCGCCGGAGCCAACCCGCGCGGCTACCTGGTCCTGCGCTCCCGGATCACCAGCACCGCCCCCGACGCGTACTACAAGCTGGCCCGCCCCTGGGTGCCCTCCTCGGACCTCACCGCGCACCCGATGCTGACCGTCCGCGACAGCCACCTCGGCGCGGGCATCGACGCGGTCACCCCGTACGGCACGATGTCCTCGGGCTTCCCCTGGCAGGAACAGCGCTTCGCCGAGTACCACAACACCGGTCCCGGCGCGCGCGTCACCGTCCCCGGCAACCGGCCGCAGCTGACCAGGTCCGAGGCCCGCGCGCACACCACGGCCGACTGGCTGGGCGACTGGCACCCCCGGGGATGA